The following coding sequences are from one Streptomyces sp. NBC_01294 window:
- a CDS encoding MFS transporter has product MVVLDITIVNIALPHIQTALDFSTESLSWVVNAYTLAFGGLLLLGGRTGDILGRKRVFIFGVLLFGLASLLGGFAQNEGQLMAARALQGVGGAIASPTSLALITTTFREGPARNRAFGVFAGVSAAGGAIGLLAGGVLVEWLNWRWVFFVNVPIAVVIAALAVKVIRESERHPGHFDFAGALLSTLGMVSLVYGFIRASQDGWRDPVTLGSFGAAVVLLTLFILNERRSPQPITPLHMFADRNRAGTYGIMLMLACAIFGMFFFLTLFVQIVLGFSPIQAGLAFLPVSVVIAIGAGITSQLLPKYGPKPFMVIGALSSAAGLGWLTQTDIHSTYLGSILGPMLLFALGMGLQFVSLTLMALSNVPDRESGAASGLLNTTQQVGGSLGLSILVTVYGTASRNEAKEQLPSFLGTATPEQKAFLVRTGQFPKPWSDQVLTSGISAAFVVASLFTLVGALIALFAIQVRPSDLERLQGNHSPTADRR; this is encoded by the coding sequence ATGGTGGTGCTCGACATCACGATCGTGAACATCGCCCTGCCGCACATCCAGACCGCCCTCGACTTCTCCACCGAAAGCCTTTCCTGGGTCGTCAACGCCTACACCCTCGCCTTCGGCGGTCTGCTGCTCCTCGGCGGGCGCACCGGCGACATCCTCGGCCGAAAACGCGTCTTCATCTTCGGTGTCCTGCTCTTCGGCCTCGCCTCCCTGCTCGGCGGCTTCGCCCAGAACGAAGGCCAGTTGATGGCCGCCCGCGCCCTCCAGGGTGTCGGTGGCGCCATCGCCTCCCCGACCTCCCTCGCACTGATCACCACGACCTTCCGTGAAGGCCCCGCCCGCAACCGGGCGTTCGGCGTGTTCGCCGGCGTCTCGGCGGCCGGCGGCGCGATCGGCCTGCTCGCGGGCGGGGTGCTCGTCGAATGGCTCAACTGGCGCTGGGTGTTCTTCGTCAACGTCCCCATCGCCGTGGTGATCGCGGCGCTGGCCGTGAAAGTCATCCGCGAGTCCGAACGCCACCCCGGACACTTCGACTTCGCGGGCGCGCTGCTGTCCACCCTCGGCATGGTCTCGCTCGTCTACGGCTTCATCCGGGCCTCCCAGGACGGCTGGCGCGACCCGGTGACGCTCGGCTCCTTCGGCGCCGCCGTGGTCCTGCTGACCCTGTTCATCCTCAACGAGCGGCGCTCGCCCCAACCGATCACCCCGCTGCACATGTTCGCCGACCGCAACCGGGCCGGTACCTACGGCATCATGCTCATGCTCGCCTGCGCGATCTTCGGCATGTTCTTCTTCCTGACCCTCTTCGTGCAGATCGTGCTGGGCTTCAGCCCGATCCAGGCCGGCCTCGCCTTCCTGCCGGTCAGCGTCGTGATCGCGATCGGCGCCGGCATCACCTCGCAACTGCTGCCGAAGTACGGGCCCAAGCCGTTCATGGTCATCGGCGCGCTGTCCTCGGCGGCCGGACTCGGCTGGCTCACGCAGACCGACATCCACTCCACGTACCTGGGCAGCATCCTGGGCCCGATGCTGCTCTTCGCCCTCGGCATGGGCCTGCAGTTCGTCTCGCTGACCCTGATGGCCCTGTCCAACGTCCCCGACCGGGAGTCGGGCGCGGCCTCCGGTCTGCTGAACACGACCCAGCAGGTGGGCGGCTCGCTCGGCCTGTCGATCCTGGTGACCGTCTACGGCACGGCGAGCCGCAACGAGGCCAAGGAGCAGCTTCCGAGCTTCCTCGGCACGGCCACCCCCGAACAGAAGGCCTTCCTCGTGCGCACCGGCCAGTTCCCGAAACCGTGGAGCGACCAGGTGCTCACCTCGGGCATCAGCGCGGCCTTCGTCGTGGCCTCCCTGTTCACCCTGGTCGGAGCGCTGATCGCGCTGTTCGCGATCCAGGTCCGCCCCTCGGACCTCGAACGCCTCCAGGGCAACCACAGCCCGACGGCGGACCGCAGATAG
- a CDS encoding cytochrome P450, protein MAVGANAGVDAGTEVPGLAGVPLLGSLFELKSDSLGTYLRAQQRHGDVVRITAGPPGLRAELYCVFSPEGAQQVLASEAANFRKENPFYQEVRESFGNGLLTSQDEDYLRQRRLVQPLFTRRRVDGYAGAVAAETASVLAAWEEAPDGVVDVSDEMMHLALRAVARILFGTDVETTADVVARRFPVITDYVLRRGYSPANIPRHWPTPGNKRAATAMDELYGVCDKIIAERRGAGADTPGEDLLTLLAAAKSSDDGEFDAGELRDQILIFLLAGHETTATSLCFALHLLARHPEQQDRAREEISRVLGDRTPEAADLDRLPYLTQVLKEAMRLYPAAPVIGRKAVAATRIGEYAVPAGADVILAPWVTHRHPEHWPDPDRFDPERFTPEAEAARPRYAWFPFGGGPRACIGQHFSMLESVIALAMILRAYEFEAVDTEIPVGAGITLRTNGPARCRVSRLDSRLGSRLDG, encoded by the coding sequence ATGGCAGTCGGAGCGAACGCAGGGGTCGATGCGGGTACGGAGGTTCCCGGTCTCGCGGGGGTCCCGTTGCTCGGGTCGCTCTTCGAGCTCAAGTCGGACTCCCTCGGCACCTATCTGCGGGCCCAGCAGCGGCACGGTGACGTCGTTCGGATCACCGCCGGCCCGCCCGGGCTGCGCGCCGAGTTGTACTGCGTCTTCTCCCCCGAGGGCGCGCAGCAGGTCCTCGCCTCCGAGGCGGCCAACTTCCGCAAGGAGAACCCCTTCTACCAGGAGGTCCGGGAGTCCTTCGGCAACGGGCTGCTGACCAGTCAGGACGAGGACTACCTCCGCCAGCGCCGGCTGGTCCAGCCGCTGTTCACCCGGCGCCGGGTGGACGGCTACGCCGGGGCCGTCGCCGCCGAGACCGCGTCGGTGCTCGCCGCCTGGGAGGAGGCCCCGGACGGCGTCGTCGACGTCTCCGACGAGATGATGCACCTCGCCCTGCGCGCCGTCGCCCGGATCCTCTTCGGCACCGACGTCGAGACCACCGCCGACGTGGTGGCCCGGCGCTTTCCGGTCATCACCGACTACGTGCTGCGCCGCGGCTACTCCCCCGCCAACATCCCGCGCCACTGGCCCACGCCGGGCAACAAGCGGGCGGCCACCGCGATGGACGAGCTCTACGGGGTGTGCGACAAGATCATCGCCGAGCGGCGCGGGGCCGGCGCCGACACCCCCGGCGAGGACCTGCTGACGCTGCTCGCCGCCGCCAAGAGCTCGGACGACGGGGAGTTCGACGCGGGTGAGCTGCGCGACCAGATCCTGATCTTCCTGCTGGCCGGGCACGAGACGACCGCCACCTCCCTCTGCTTCGCCCTGCACCTGCTGGCCCGCCACCCGGAGCAGCAGGACCGGGCCCGCGAGGAGATCTCCCGCGTCCTGGGCGACCGTACGCCCGAGGCCGCCGACCTGGACCGGCTCCCGTACCTCACCCAGGTCCTCAAGGAGGCCATGCGGCTGTACCCGGCCGCGCCGGTCATCGGCCGCAAGGCCGTCGCGGCCACCCGGATCGGGGAGTACGCCGTCCCCGCGGGCGCGGACGTGATCCTGGCCCCCTGGGTGACGCACCGCCACCCCGAACACTGGCCGGACCCGGACCGCTTCGACCCCGAGCGCTTCACCCCGGAGGCGGAGGCGGCGCGGCCGCGCTACGCGTGGTTCCCCTTCGGCGGCGGCCCGCGCGCCTGCATCGGACAGCACTTCTCGATGCTGGAGTCGGTGATCGCGCTGGCGATGATCCTGCGGGCCTACGAGTTCGAGGCCGTGGACACCGAGATCCCGGTCGGCGCCGGGATCACCCTGCGGACGAACGGCCCGGCGCGCTGCCGGGTCAGCCGCCTCGACAGCCGCCTCGGCAGCCGTCTGGACGGGTAG